The window ATGTCTACTACCGCTGTAAAAGATGGTAACGAATGGGTTATCAACGGAGCTAAAAACTTTATCACTCACGCTATTTCAGGAGACATTGCTGTAGTAATGACAAGAACTGGAGAAATAGGTGCTAAGAATAACTCTACAGCTTTTGTTTTAGAAAAAGGAATGCCTGGGTTCACTTCCGGGAAAAAAGAAAATAAATTAGGAATGCGTGCTTCCGAAACAGCAGAATTAATTTTTGACAATGTTCGCGTACCGGATTCCCACCGTTTAGGAGAAGTAGGTGAAGGTTTCAAGCAGGCTATGAAAGTATTGGATGGAGGTAGAATTTCTATCGCTGCACTAAGCTTAGGTACTGCGAGAGGAGCTTACAAAGCTGCTTTGAAATATGCAAAAGAAAGACATCAATTCGGGAAGCCTATTGCAGATTTCCAGGCTATCAATTTTATGTTAGCAGATATGGCTACAGAAATTGATGCGGCTGAGCTTCTTATCCAAAGAGCTTCTACCCTGAAAAACGCAAAACAGAAAATGACAAAAGAAGGAGCTATGGCTAAGCTGTATGCTTCTGAAGCTTGTGTAAGAATTTCTAATAATGCAGTTCAGATTTTCGGAGGATACGGTTATACAAAAGACTTCCCTGCCGAAAAGTTCTATAGAGACTCTAAACTTTGTACCATAGGTGAAGGTACTTCTGAAATCCAAAGACTGGTAATTGGAAGAGATATTACAAAATAAATCTTTAAATCCCGAT of the Chryseobacterium viscerum genome contains:
- a CDS encoding acyl-CoA dehydrogenase family protein, translating into MNTETIDSIKMIAETAREFAEKNIRPNIMEWDESQTFPKDLFHQLGEMGFMGIVVPEQYGGSGLGYHEYVTILDEISQVDPSIGLSVAAHNSLCTNHIYEFGNEEQRHKWLPQLASGKVIGAWGLTEHNTGSDSGGMSTTAVKDGNEWVINGAKNFITHAISGDIAVVMTRTGEIGAKNNSTAFVLEKGMPGFTSGKKENKLGMRASETAELIFDNVRVPDSHRLGEVGEGFKQAMKVLDGGRISIAALSLGTARGAYKAALKYAKERHQFGKPIADFQAINFMLADMATEIDAAELLIQRASTLKNAKQKMTKEGAMAKLYASEACVRISNNAVQIFGGYGYTKDFPAEKFYRDSKLCTIGEGTSEIQRLVIGRDITK